A stretch of Mus musculus strain C57BL/6J chromosome 19, GRCm38.p6 C57BL/6J DNA encodes these proteins:
- the Taf5 gene encoding transcription initiation factor TFIID subunit 5, which yields MAALAEEQTEVAVKLEPEGPPTLLPPQAGDGAGEGSGGTPNNGPNGGGGGNVAVAAAAGGDGGTPKPGVAVSAAAPAGAAPVPAAPAEAGAPHDRQTLLAVLQFLRQSNLREAEEALRREARLLEEAVAGSGAPGELDGAGAEAASALLSRVTASVPGSAAPEPPGTGASVTSVFSGSASGPAAPGKVASVAVEDQPDVSAVLSAYNQQGDPTMYEEYYSGLKHFIECSLDCHRAELSQLFYPLFVHMYLELVYNQHENEAKSFFEKFHGDQECYYQDDLRVLSSLTKKEHMKGNETMLDFRTSKFVLRISRDSYQLLKRHLQEKQNNQIWNIVQEHLYIDIFDGMPRSKQQIDAMVGSLAGEAKREANKSKVFFGLLKEPEIEVPLDDEDEEGENEEGKPKKKKPKKDSIGSKSKKQDPNAPPQNRIPLPELKDSDKLDKIMNMKETTKRVRLGPDCLPSICFYTFLNAYQGLTAVDVTDDSSLIAGGFADSTVRVWSVTPKKLRSVKQASDLSLIDKESDDVLERIMDEKTASELKILYGHSGPVYGASFSPDRNYLLSSSEDGTVRLWSLQTFTCLVGYKGHNYPVWDTQFSPYGYYFVSGGHDRVARLWATDHYQPLRIFAGHLADVNCTRFHPNSNYVATGSADRTVRLWDVLNGNCVRIFTGHKGPIHSLTFSPNGRFLATGATDGRVLLWDIGHGLMVGELKGHTDTVCSLRFSRDGEILASGSMDNTVRLWDAVKAFEDLETDDFTTATGHINLPENSQELLLGTYMTKSTPVVHLHFTRRNLVLAAGAYSPQ from the exons ATGGCGGCGCTGGCGGAGGAGCAGACGGAGGTGGCGGTCAAGCTAGAGCCTGAGGGACCGCCGACGCTGCTACCTCCGCAGGCTGGCGACGGCGCAGGCGAGGGGAGCGGCGGCACTCCCAACAACGGCCCcaacggcggcggcggcgggaatGTGGCAGTGGCAGCGGCGGCCGGCGGGGACGGCGGGACCCCCAAGCCTGGGGTGGCTGTCTCCGCCGCTGCCCCGGCGGGGGCGGCCCCGGTGCCCGCCGCTCCGGCGGAGGCCGGCGCTCCCCACGACCGACAGACCCTCCTGGCCGTGCTGCAATTCCTCCGGCAGAGCAACCTCCGCGAGGCCGAAGAGGCGCTGCGCCGGGAGGCCCGGCTGCTGGAGGAGGCGGTGGCGGGCTCCGGAGCTCCGGGAGAGTTGGACGGGGCCGGCGCGGAGGCGGCCAGCGCGCTTCTCAGCCGGGTCACCGCTTCAGTTCCCGGCTCTGCGGCCCCCGAGCCTCCGGGGACGGGCGCCTCGGTGACCTCGGTGTTCTCGGGTTCAGCCTCAGGTCCTGCGGCTCCGGGAAAGG tTGCAAGTGTAGCTGTGGAAGACCAGCCAGACGTCAGTGCTGTCTTGTCGGCCTACAACCAACAAGGAGACCCTACAATGTATGAAGAATACTACAGTGGACTGAAACACTTCATTGAATGTTCTCTGGACTGCCATCGAGCAGAGTTATCCCAACTCTTTTATCCTCTGTTTGTACATATGTACTTGGAGCTAGTTTATAATCAacatgaaaatgaagcaaaatcATTCTTTGAGAA GTTCCATGGAGATCAGGAATGTTACTACCAGGATGACCTACGAGTGTTATCTAGTCTTACCAAAAAGGAGCACATGAAAGGGAACGAGACCATGCTGGACTTTCGGACGAGTAAATTCGTTCTCCGCATTTCCCGGGACTCGTACCAGCTCTTGAAGCGGCATCTCCAGGAGAAGCAGAACAATCAGATCTGGAACATCGTGCAGGAGCACCTCTACATCGACATCTTCGACGGGATGCCTCGCAGTAAGCAACAGATCGACGCCATGGTGGGCAGCCTGGCAGGAGAGGCGAAACGAGAGGCGAACAAATCGAAG GTATTTTTTGGTTTACTAAAAGAACCAGAAATTGAGGTGCCTTTGGATGATGAGGacgaagaaggagaaaatgaagaaggaaaaccTAAAAAGAAGAAGCCTAAGAAGGATAGTATTGGCTCTAAAAGCAAAAAACAAGATCCCAATGCCCCGCCTCAAAACAG AATTCCTCTTCCTGAGTTAAAAGATTCAGACAAACTGGACAAAATAATGAATATGAAAGAAACTACCAAACGAGTGCGCCTCGGGCCAGACTGTTTACCCTCCATTTGTTTCTATACATTCCTTAATGCTTACCAG GGCCTCACTGCAGTGGATGTCACTGATGACTCTAGTCTGATTGCTGGAGGTTTTGCTGATTCAACTGTCAGAGTGTGGTCTGTGACCCCTAAAAAGCTTCGTAGTGTCAAACAAGCATCAG ATCTTAGTCTTATAGACAAAGAATCAGATGATGTCTTAGAGAGAATCATGGATGAGAAAACTGCAAGTGAGTTGAAGATTTTGTATGGTCACAGTGGGCCTGTCTATGGAGCCAGCTTCAGTCCGGATAG GAACTACCTACTCTCCTCTTCAGAGGATGGAACTGTTAGACTCTGGAGCCTTCagactttcacttgcttggttgggTATAAAGGACACAACTACCCAGTATGGGACACACAGTTTTCTCCATACGGATATTATTTCGTGTCAGGAGGCCATGACCGAGTAGCTCG gctTTGGGCTACCGATCACTATCAGCCTTTGAGGATATTTGCTGGCCATCTTGCTGATGTGAATTGCACTAGATTTCATCCAAATTCGAACTATGTTGCTACGGGCTCTGCAGACAGAACTGTGCGGCTCTGGGATGTCCTCAATGGTAACTGTGTAAGAATCTTCACTGGGCACAAG GGACCAATTCATTCCTTGACATTTTCTCCCAATGGGAGATTCCTGGCTACAGGAGCAACAGATGGCAGAGTACTTCTTTGGGATATTGGACACGGCTTGATGGTTGGAGAATTAAAAGGCCACACTGATACAGTGTGTTCACTTAGGTTTAGTAGAGATGGTGAAATTTTGGCATCAG GTTCAATGGATAATACAGTCCGGTTATGGGACGCCGTCAAAGCGTTTGAAGACTTAGAGACTGATGACTTTACTACAGCCACCGGGCATATAAACCTACCTGAGAATTCCCAGGAGTTGTTATTGGGTACATATATGACCAAATCAACACCAGTTGTACACCTACATTTTACAAGAAGAAACTTGGTTCTAGCTGCAGGAGCTTACAGTCCGCAATAA
- the Atp5md gene encoding ATP synthase membrane subunit DAPIT, mitochondrial produces the protein MAGAESDGQFQFTGIKKYFNSYTLTGRMNCVLATYGGIALLVLYFKLRPKKTPAVKAT, from the exons ATGGCTGGTGCAGAAAGTGATGGCCAATTCCAGTTCACtggtattaaaaaatatttcaactcTTATACCCTCACAGGTAGAATGAAT TGTGTCCTGGCCACATATGGAGGCATTGCTTTGCTGGTCTTATACTTCAAGTTAAGGCCTAAGAAAACTCCAGCTGTGAAAGCAACATAA